The proteins below come from a single Periophthalmus magnuspinnatus isolate fPerMag1 chromosome 7, fPerMag1.2.pri, whole genome shotgun sequence genomic window:
- the LOC117373875 gene encoding tyrosine-protein phosphatase non-receptor type 1-like, with protein MEAELQDIDENGSWTEIYQDIRQQSCDLPCKVAKLPENKTRNRYRDVSPFDHSRIHLQLGANDYINASLITVEEAQRKYILTQGPLPTTCGHFWEMVWEQRSRGVVMLNRVIEKGSIKCAQYWPQKEAKDAVFEDTNFKVTFVSEDVKSYYTVRQLELENLCTGETREILHFHYTTWPDFGVPESPASFLNFLYKVRESGCLNSDQGPVVVHCSAGIGRSGTFCLVDTCLILMSMRRDPSSVRIRDVLLEMRRHRMGLIQTADQLRFSYLAVIEGAKYIDGDKTLQDSWKEISYEEDEPPEFSPPPLPPPRDHKAQPIILLGSSKEPELRQRTISYGANHVDDPAGVQDTNSTPSHHVHPYSQEAKTGEPQCPKRETSKIEDVPEAGTWSPFLTNVCLYTAVALSAYACYRAYFH; from the exons GATATTCGAcagcagtcatgtgatctgccGTGCAAAGTTGCCAAACTACCTGAAAACAAGACTCGAAACCGCTACAGAGATGTCAGCCCTT TTGACCACAGCAGAATTCATCTGCAGCTCGGTGCTAATGACTACATCAATGCAAGTTTAATAACTGTGGAGGAGGCACAGAGGAAGTACATCCTCACTCAG GGACCCCTTCCAACAACATGTGGCCATTTCTGGGAAATGGTTTGGGAGCAAAGGTCACGAGGTGTGGTGATGCTCAACAGAGTCATCGAAAAGGGCTCG ATCAAATGTGCTCAGTATTGGCCTCAGAAAGAGGCTAAGGATGCTGTTTTTGAAGACACCAACTTTAAAGTCACCTTTGTTTCAGAAGACGTCAAATCGTACTACACTGTTCGCCAGCTGGAGCTGGAAAATCTTTGT ACAGGAGAGACTCGTGAGATCCTACATTTTCACTACACTACCTGGCCGGATTTTGGAGTACCAGAGTCTCCTGCTTCCTTCTTGAACTTCCTGTATAAAGTTCGGGAATCTGGCTGTCTGAACTCAGACCAAGGTCCTGTGGTAGTCCACTGCAGTGCCGGCATTGGCCGCTCTGGGACCTTCTGTTTAGTGGATACCTGCCTCATATTG ATGTCCATGCGGCGGGATCCTTCATCTGTTCGTATCCGTGACGTTTTACTGGAGATGCGGCGTCACAGAATGGGGCTGATCCAGACTGCAGACCAGCTGCGCTTCTCCTACCTCGCTGTGATCGAAGGCGCCAAGTACATTGATGGAGACAAGACTTTACAG GATTCATGGAAAGAGATTTCATATGAAGAAGACGAGCCTCCAGAGTTCAGCCCTCCACCGCTGCCTCCGCCCAGAGACCACAAGGCCCAGCCGATCATCCTCCTTGG ATCTTCAAAAGAGCCAGAGCTGCGCCAGAGAACTATTTCATATGGTGCTAATCATGTGGATGACCCCGCTGGAGTCCAAGACACAAATTCCACCCCGTCTCACCACGTCCACCCTTACTCACAGGAGGCCAAGACAGGGGAACCCCAATGTCCCAAACGGGAGACTTCCAAAATCGAGGATGTTCCAGAAGCTGGAACGTGGTCGCCCTTCTTAACCAACGTGTGCCTGTACACCGCTGTGGCCCTCAGTGCATACGCCTGCTACCGAGCCTATTTCCACTGA
- the cebpb gene encoding CCAAT/enhancer-binding protein beta, which yields MEVAGYYDEGSFAFHGRDSIITPVSSTHWRLGDSMTELGLEERERAVDFSVYLDSGLHCPQLATQAQTQGDIFTDFLAESKIKRVGALQNYKNYALLEASHCDSLRDPREPYAQYADLHEPREDRVADRDESEDRKMENSFDMRSYLHYSTPSGSMGNISTASSTCSSPPGTPAPSAKSRSPSHGGKMSNGKSKKRLDKDSDEYRLRRERNNLAVRKSRDKAKMRNLETQHKVLELAAENDRLQKRVEQLSRELATLRNLLSATGQC from the coding sequence ATGGAAGTGGCCGGCTATTACGACGAGGGCAGCTTTGCTTTCCACGGTCGCGACAGCATCATCACCCCGGTCAGCAGCACTCACTGGAGGCTCGGTGACTCCATGACGGAGCTGGGCTTAGAGGAGCGCGAGAGAGCCGTAGACTTCAGCGTGTACCTGGACTCGGGTCTGCACTGTCCGCAGTTGGCCACGCAGGCGCAAACACAGGGGGACATCTTCACAGACTTTTTGGCggaaagcaaaataaaaagagTGGGTGCTTTGCAAAACTATAAGAACTACGCGCTCCTTGAAGCGAGTCATTGCGACAGTTTGAGGGACCCCAGGGAGCCTTACGCACAGTACGCAGATCTGCACGAACCCCGCGAGGACAGAGTCGCAGACAGAGACGAGAGTGAAGACAGGAAGATGGAGAACAGCTTTGACATGAGGTCCTACTTGCACTACTCCACTCCCAGCGGCAGCATGGGAAACATCTCCACCGCGTCTTCGACCTGCTCCAGCCCGCCGGGCACTCCCGCGCCCTCAGCTAAGAGCAGATCACCGTCCCACGGGGGCAAGATGTCCAACGGCAAGTCCAAGAAGCGCCTGGACAAGGACAGCGACGAGTACAGACTGAGACGCGAGAGGAACAACTTGGCAGTGAGAAAAAGCAGAGACAAAGCCAAAATGCGTAACTTGGAGACGCAACATAAAGTGCTGGAACTGGCTGCGGAGAATGACCGTTTACAGAAGCGCGTGGAGCAGCTGTCCCGAGAGCTGGCCACGCTCAGAAACTTGTTATCTGCTACGGGACAGTGTTAG